From Coturnix japonica isolate 7356 chromosome 3, Coturnix japonica 2.1, whole genome shotgun sequence, the proteins below share one genomic window:
- the RMDN2 gene encoding regulator of microtubule dynamics protein 2, with protein sequence MSHFENKGLILGIMAGTAGISLVLVWYHKTRKPSAAVHMPVFTDVGNKLHAVGLEHEAHNEQGAVMVLHGRQLQILEKLNGLLISVDELKREVKFLKEAIPKLEDLVRDELQGRGDIQRASPLHRAVRRRKAEAAPGATEATSSEEAESEGGYLTAHTDTEGDSEEEKGCKKSPDTTVLEDELFNLLQEVDSLHKGSEDDKKESFKMLLEKEAKYENNVDFLWRLARAYGDMFEMATDAEEKKKYASDGKAKAEKAVQLDAMSAESHQWFAIMCGYMSQFDSVQNKIRNGYLFKEHLDKAIELKPQDPLLYYLNGRWCYSVAQLSWLEKKVATALFGTPPTSTVEEALQNFLKAEEMHPGYSKCNYVYLAKCYKDLGQKTNALKYCESAQSFLPVTNEDKEAQKDLEDLLLTLKL encoded by the exons ATGTCtcactttgaaaataaaggATTGATACTGGGCATAATGGCAGGGACTGCTGGAATAAGCCTGGTCCTGGTTTGGTACCACAAGACCCGAAAACCCAGTGCAGCCGTGCACATGCCTGTATTCACAGATGTAGGTAATAAGCTTCATGCTGTGGGTTTGGAACATGAAGCTCATAATGAACAAGGAGCAGTCATGGTTTTACATGGAAGGCAACTACAGATACTTGAAAAACTGAATGGTTTGCTAATAAGTGTGGATGAACTGAAGAGAGAAGTGAAATTTCTGAAAGAAGCAATTCCAAAGCTGGAAGATCTCGTTCGAGATGAGCTGCAGGGGAGAGGGGATATACAGAGAGCTAGTCCATTACACAGAGCAGTGAGGCggaggaaagcagaggcagcaccTGGTGCAACAGAAGCTACCAGCTCCGAGGAGGCGGAAAGTGAAGGAGG ttACCTTACAGCTCATACTGATACTGAAGGAGACTCTGAGGAAGAGAAGGGGTGTAAGAAGTCACCTGATACCACTGTGCTGGAAGATGAATTATTTAATCTCCTACAGGAGGTGGACAGTTTGCACAAGGGTTCAGAGGATGATAAAAAGGAGAGCTTCAAAATGCTACTTGAGAAAGAAGCCAAG TATGAAAACAATGTGGACTTCCTTTGGAGACTTGCACGCGCTTATGGAGATATGTTTGAGATGGCTACTGatgctgaggaaaagaaaaaatatgcttctgACG GAAAGGCTAAGGCTGAAAAGGCTGTCCAGTTAGATGCCATGAGTGCTGAGAGTCATCAGTG gTTTGCAATTATGTGTGGCTATATGTCTCAGTTTGACAGtgtacaaaacaaaatcaggaATGGTTATCTCTTTAAG GAGCATCTGGATAAAGCAATTGAACTTAAGCCTCAAGATCCTCTTTTATATTACCTGAATGGAAGATGGTGCTATTCA gtagCTCAGTTGTCTTGGCTTGAAAAGAAAGTAGCTACTGCTCTTTTTGGGACTCCACCAACTTCAACAGTAGAAGAAGCACTGCAGAATTTTCTTAAG gCAGAAGAAATGCATCCAGGATATTCTAAATGCAACTATGTGTATTTGGCAAAG tgctaTAAAGATCTTGGCCAGAAAACCAATGCACTGAAGTACTGTGAATCTGCACAGTCATTTCTCCCAGTTACTAACGAG